Proteins encoded within one genomic window of Besnoitia besnoiti strain Bb-Ger1 chromosome II, whole genome shotgun sequence:
- a CDS encoding micro-fibrillar-associated protein 1 (encoded by transcript BESB_035450): protein MSAADVHSILYRGADPMQQKFEPQKDKKVAVTRYWPGKAPEREDEDLSGSSDEESVVTKQQRMQAVLQESSRLHRLARAAATIKPDLEQRRQIHEAIIIEAAKERELLTERKEDEEEEEEEEETDDARERRRRLALARRREEERMLEQQGQQLEEEEEEESSSAYTTDSEDNEDPAATILHKPVFVPKEKRETVKERERLEAEEEKEKKEEERRLAERKRESKKLLYEALQKEDEELRTNMLSHELQEDEEEMPDDTDGLDAEAEYEAWKARELLRIKRDQEERQARDNFLEALERRRQMTEEERRVDDKQLDAMQPRREIKYKYNFMQKYYHRGAFFQDLARSGEEPLYLRDYNAPVGEDRWDKKILPSAMRVRRGEFGKQGQTKHTHLVDVDTTDFTSAWAFNSKIKEKTDNKMGGRKGAKEFDRPAAKKK from the exons ATGTCGGCTGCCGACGTCCACAGTATCCTGTATCGGGGTGCTGACCCCATGCAGCAGAAATTCGAGCCGCAAAAGGACAAGAAAGTCGCTGTCACTCGCTATTGGCCGGGAAAA GCTCCAGAGAGGGAAGATGAAGATCTCTCGGGTTCCTCTGACGAGGAGAGCGTGGTGACTaagcagcagcgcatgcaagcTGTCCTGCAGGAAAGCAGCCGCTTGCACCGCCTTGCTAGAGCAGCCGCAACGATCAAGC CGGATCTtgagcagcggcgacagaTTCACGAAGCGATTATCATTGAAGCGGCGAAGG AGCGTGAGCTCTTGACGGAGCggaaggaggacgaagaagaagaggaagaggaagaagagacagatgatgcccgcgagcgacgacggcgactggcgctggcgcggcgacgagaagaagagaggatgTTGGAGCAGCAGGGGCAGCAgctcgaagaggaagaagaggaggagtcTTCTTCGGCTTATACAACGGACAGCGAAGATAACGAAGATCCCGCCGCCACCATCCTCCACAAGCCG GTTTTCGTGCCcaaggagaagcgcgagaccgtaaaagagagagagcgcctggaggccgaggaggagaaggagaagaaagaagaagaacgcaggCTCGCCGAGCGCAAGCGCGAGTCGAAGAAGCTGCTCTACGAGGCCCtgcagaaggaagacgaggagctgCGAACCAACATGCTCAGTCACGAGCTccaggaggacgaagaggaaatgCCAGACGACACAGATGGGctggacgcggaggcagag TATGAGGCGTGGAAGGCCAGGGAGCTGCTTCGCATCAAACGCGACCAAGAagagcgccaggcgcgcgacaACTTC CTGGAGGCTTTGGAAAGGAGACGACAGATgacggaagaagagcggcgcgTTGACGACAAACAGCTCGATGCGATGCAGCCTCGGCGCGAAATTAAATACAAATACAACTTCATGCAGAAGTACTATCACAGG GGTGCTTTTTTCCAAGATCTCGCGCggagcggagaggagccTCTGTATCTGCGCGACTACAACGCGCCTGTTGG GGAAGATCGCTGGGACAAGAAGATCCTTCCGTCGGCgatgcgcgtgcgccgcggagagttCGGCAAACAGGGCCAGACGAAGCATACGCACCTGGTCGACGTGGACACGACCGACTTCACGAGCGCGTGGGCCTTCAACAGCAAAATCAAGGAAAAAACAGACAACAAAATGGGAG GACGGAAGGGTGCGAAGGAGTTCGACCGACCTGCCGCAAAGAAGAAgtga
- a CDS encoding tetratricopeptide repeat-containing protein (encoded by transcript BESB_035460), translating to MEEEATKIMADYASGRYGAVEEAFKRMDKDMFRYAVRRARELGNSAFTNGKYNEAIKYYNEALAGEEASEKHTLLSNRSACHFLLGDNEKALDDARTSIQLKRDWPKGWFRAGRVLFATGKYSGAVSAFTMAKRHETDTVKLKELDLWIDKAEKLAHKAKLVARVTTEYSRFEGIEDPDDQLVRAISDESENGGCPIEFSDQLSEKQRRQLEMLLTGKSENRAASERPSRSLSFPPSLIFSESPNFLEVLRASEDTKRAPGKAKLEARPGGPLDEETKKRRLAVEAPVALCRYLQLTTELREPRKLADVLNTDQLSTFTEGLSARIDGLLSRPGSCSKCWLFMGTGTSEAARQMLQRNGVAGLVNVVRQRVERLECATEASDPLDCVTKDMSQRADLLVIDTSMLEEGLLGRRVVPQIRFARKNLCIPNAAVYPSSAAVVVQAFSLALPSTSAGYRWSAVEEAARWNPYAEPMAIRVAEPHCRDDSTGRLVPCANGDVAVPLSDPQPVFHFCFDGPLETIDEDLPLSKTKNISMDCTGGGVLNAFVVWYQLKARRSETEAVSDDDGGQYIVLDGTPASVDAPASQLARNENLPGAVSANGTSWRHAVFWLDPVSVEKGQVLNVEASHTSSRLRFKLIVPCESPSRPRQVAVARYHLDLLRDPCLLEHLETGLARVAKAQLERIRMRMKRYEQLAGSSKAEDLPPMPRLSILCTGAAPAPLPFLAGHAAAKEIVKVEGCSASTWKQHQNKLQRYHITVVDPWAGNLRTCKKVAYENCQLLLEQCLAPSLRIVQETKWKPVSELNGENERPESCPSLAQTQCARSRCSSPERHCCASGASRSQLTESPVSGDARHDALLKARVKERFSFLEKDVRQLKPPRGEEDAVALLALGELYRLPPGSDIKAQLDQVDEADPQAAEECRLASPACMCVLGLFDYGCLGEGVLPLSKFIAKVLMDKRHGVFVPRRARVFAVLVELGKASIRGVNVETWRTYRYTPDYGGVDLDEETFIPLCAPFEAWDFDLRENVLADQASPMFAKTTKELEVKVSEAGELNAVVFWFELEIDEHLTISTAPHSVARDCELLTDELDASERLESGTRSMASGLQNTPPHTFYRTKAWRQACQMLSPAKVLAGQVLTVGTAHDSTKILFRVSADHEQNENSRPLSDPAWVSLAERHQEMSSTWMKVLSNGGSDDEGSCVAQIAKAALQIAVDAGKQEEFLIDPTEASSFALTLFT from the exons atggaagaagaggcgacaaAGATTATGGCCGATTACGCCTCGGGCCGGTACGGCGCCGTGGAGGAAGCGTTCAAGCGCATGGACAAGGACATGTTCAGATACGccgtgcggcgcgcccgagAGCTTGGGAATTCGGCCTTCAC GAACGGAAAATATAATGAGGCCATCAAGTACTATAATGAAGCCCTCGCTGGCGAAGAAGCCTCCGAGAAGCACACCCTTTTATCGAACCGCTCCGCCTGtcacttcctcctcggcgacAACGAAAAGGCGCTTGACGACGCACGCACATCCATACAACTCAAGCGAGACTGGCCAAAA GGATGGTTTCGAGCAGGCAGAGTCCTGTTCGCGACAGGAAAGTACAGCGGAGCAGTGTCGGCATTCACTATGGCAAAGAGGCATGAAACGGATACCGTCAAGCTCAAGGAGCTGGATCTGTGGATAGACAAAGCAGAGAAGCTGGCACATAAAGCAAAACTTGTGGCGCGTGTCACTACTGAATACAGCCGCTTTGAGGGCATAGAAGACCCTGACGACCAGCT GGTTCGAGCCATCTCAGACGAGTCAGAGAACGGAGGATGCCCTATCGAGTTCAGTGACCAGCTGTCGGAGAAACAGCGGCGTCAGCTTGAGATGCTCCTTACAG GCAAAAGTGAAAATCGAGCAGCCTCAGAGAGACCGTCGCGATCTCTATCGTTCCCCCCGTCTCTTATCTTTTCCGAGTCACCGAACTTCCTGGAGGTTCTCCGTGCATCGGAAGATACCAAGCGCGCTCCGGGAAAAGCAAAACTGGAAGCACGTCCAGGAGGACCGTTAGACGAAGAAACCAAGAAACGGAGGCTTGCCGTCGAGGCGCCTGTGGCGTTATGTAGGTACCTTCAG CTTACTACTGAGCTTCGCGAGCCGAGGAAGCTTGCTGACGTGCTGAACACTGATCAGCTTTCAACTTTCACGGAGGGGCTCTCCGCGCGTATTGACGGGCTGCTCTCTCGCCCGGGGTCTTGCAGCAAATGCTGGCTTTTCATGGGCACGGGCACGT CCGAGGCTGCCAGACAGATGCTGCAGAGGAACGGAGTAGCCGGCTTGGTTAACGTTGTTCGGCAGCGTGTTGAAAGACTGGAGTGCGCAACAGAGGCATCGGATCCGCTGGACTGCGTGACAAAGGACATGAGTCAGAGAGCCGACCTCCTAGTGATTGATACTAGTATGCTGGAGGAAGGGCTACTCGGCCGGCGGGTGGTTCCTCAAATTCGATTCGCTCGCAAAAACCTTTGCATCCCGAATGCCGCAGTTTACCCAAGCAG CGCAGCGGTCGTGGTTCAGGCCTTCTCCCTAGCCTTACCCTCGACATCGGCCGGCTATCGTTGGAGCGCCGtagaagaagccgcgcggtGGAATCCGTACGCAGAGCCAATGGCCATTCGAGTCGCCGAGCCTCATTGCCGAGATGATTCGACGGGAAGACTCGTTCCGTGCGCTAACGGGGACGTCGCCGTGCCCCTGTCAGATCCGCAGCCCGTCTTTCACTTCTGCTTTGATGGTCCTCTTGAGACAATAGACGAG GACTTGCCCCTCAGCAAGACAAAGAACATCTCCATGGACTGCACCGGAGGAGGTGTCTTGAACGCCTTCGTAGTGTGGTACCAGCTCAAAGCACGCCGGAGTGAAACTGAGGCTGTCAGCGACGATGATGGAGGGCAATACATTGTCTTGGACGGCACCCCCGCCTCTGTTGATGCACCAGCCTCTCAACTGGCCCGGAACGAGAATTTGCCTGGAGCCGTTTCTGCAAACGGAACTTCGTGGCGTCATGCAGTCTTCTGGCTGGATCCTGTCTCCGTGGAAAAGGGTCAAGTGCTTAACGTTGAAGCGTCCCACACCTCATCACGCCTACGGTTCAA GTTGATAGTTCCGTGCGAATCGCCAAGCCGCCCTCGGCAGGTGGCCGTTGCTCGTTATCACCTTGATCTCCTCCGTGACCCGTGCCTCCTCGAAC ATCTGGAAACAGGTCTTGCTCGTGTCGCTAAGGCGCAGCTGGAGAGAATTCGAATGCGCATGAAACGATATGAGCAGCTGGCAGGGTCATCGAAAGCCGAAGACCTGCCTCCTATGCCACGTCTCTCCATTCTGTGCACGGGGGCTGCTCCAGCTCCTCTACCGTTCCTCGCCGGGCACGCGGCAGCTAAAGAAATTGTGAAGGTGGAAGGATGTTCGGCGAGCACGTGGAAACAGCACCAGAATAAGCTTCAGCGATACCATATCACCGTGGTCGACCCGTGGGCAGGGAACCTGCGAACGTGTAAGAAGGTCGCGTACGAAAACTGTCAG CTTCTGCTGGAACAATGTCTCGCGCCATCCCTGCGGATAGTCCAAGAAACAAAGTGGAAGCCTGTCTCAGAACTTAATGGCGAGAACGAGCGCCCGGAAAGCTGTCCGTCTTTGGCGCAGACACAATGTGCACGCTCGAGATGTAGCTCTCCCGAGAGACACTGCTGCGCAAGCGGGGCATCGCGCTCGCAACTCACAGAATCACCCGTTTCGGGGGACGCGCGCCATGACGCGCTTCTCAAAGCAAGAGTGAAAGAACGGTTCTCCTTCCTGGAGAAAGACGTGCGTCAGCTGAAGCCGCCCCGCG GGGAGGAAGATGCTGTAGCCTTGCTCGCACTGGGAGAATTGTACCGCCTTCCACCTGGATCTGACATCAAGGCACAGCTCGACCAAGTTGATGAAGCCGATCCCCAAGCTGCGGAAGAGTGcaggctcgcctcgcctgcgtgtaTGTGCGTCTTGGGACTATTTGACTACGGCTGTCTGGGCGAAGGTGTGCTTCCTCTATCCAAGTTTATTGCAAAG GTGCTGATGGACAAACGCCATGGGGTTTTCGTACCCCGACGTGCTCGAGTTTTCGCTGTCCTTGTTGAGCTTGGGAAAGCATCGATCAGAGGCGTCAATGTGGAAACATGGCGGACGTACCGGTATACGCCGGACTATGGCGGTGTTGATCTAGACGAGGAGACGTTCATACCTCTCTGTGCCCCTTTCGAAGCGTGGGACTTCGACCTTC GCGAAAACGTGCTGGCTGATCAAGCGTCGCCGATGTTTGCGAAGACAACTAAGGAGCTCGAG GTGAAGGTATCCGAAGCCGGAGAATTAAACGCTGTAGTGTTCTGGTTCGAGCTGGAGATTGACGAACATCTAACCATCTCCACAGCACCTCACTCGGTCGCACGCGATTGTGAGCTGCTGACTGACGAGCTGGATGCGAGCGAGCGATTGGAGAGCGGAACAAGGTCTATGGCCAGTGGTTTACAAAATACACCGCCGCACACTTTTTACCGCACAAAAGCATGGAGACAAGCATGCCAAATGCTGTCACCAGCGAAG GTACTTGCAGGACAGGTTCTCACGGTGGGCACCGCGCACGACAGCACCAAAATATTGTTCAGGGTCTCGGCAGATCACGAGCAAAACGAAAA CTCTAGGCCACTGAGCGACCCGGCCTGGGTAAGCTTGGCGGAGCGCCACCAGGAGATGAGCAGCACCTGGATGAAAGTTTTGAGTAatggcggcagcgacgacgaagggTCATGTGTTGCGCAA ATCGCTAAAGCTGCGCTACAAATTGCCGTGGATGCGGGCAAACAAGAAGAGTTCCTTATTGACCCTACCGAGGCATCTTCGTTTGCACTGACGCTATTCACATAG
- a CDS encoding hypothetical protein (encoded by transcript BESB_035470), translating to MRKALIAAVLVAGVLPHLPTIHAGPSGHDKDYQPRPTKKGHAPPPQKKGETVVKEIIEVSKLPPAPQKAPPVCIVPSLLGIPSVNSCRDLGIVGSIPGSTVVLQEEYQGCDLLDDLSCDDGSGQGLEVYRQRLQKQGGTATSVYMPQGVGPCLRVERLPDSLRVTSGFRGEIVCCRPICKPTTTTTTTTTTTTTTTSTTTTQEALLPLEEDKAPQHVPTYTTTPAPVFLSQSGQGMNESLQISRAAAFGEMCVMPQFLNLPRVATCADLRDISMSTSYVFLTNQKAIDCQWVEDVGCGPEYPGLGAFLDAGTPDSTCLAVRQDVCNVSIVGPYPILSRHLKGACAAHKGKESHSMMPVTMMMPVQGGKKGGHHRRLQAESSDVLDTADEVAYGGLLHQNADEDYILQTGLEDIFPDVSNSEEENALTFSGSAELPDVPDASATNRGLGKGAPAKGKGKGGGVSDTLVVCCRLQCFGAGTAAASSALSYSRQTYQQQQQAVANAAYAQGSSQAAGGQTGQAQANFGYATGYGGTPPGARGGSRAAGSVPSLGNFGIAGTPAIQNQSNLPVANGSAGSDLCDQRFAQICSLASPLRGERIIFDQRCAGATPLPGCYAGGISPCCRSVSKFELI from the exons ATGAGGAAAGCTCTGATTGCTGCCGTATTGGTTGCGGGGGTCCTCCCCCACTTACCGACGA TCCATGCTGGTCCATCCGGTCATGACAAGGACTACCAACCAAGACCGACAAAGAAAGGGCACGCTCCACCCCCTCAGAAGAAAGGAGAAACCGTGGTGAAAGAGATCATCGAGGTATCCAAGCTACCACCTGCCCCCCAGAAAGCACCACCTGTCTGCATAGTACCAAGTCTTCTCGGAATACCCTCGGTCAATTCTTGTCGTGATCTCGGCATCGTCGGATCCATCCCTGGCTCGACCGTAGTACTCCAAGAAGAGTACCAGGGATGTGACTTGCTGGATGACTTGTCCTGCGACGATGGTTCCGGTCAGGGTCTTGAGGTCTACCGGCAGAGGCTCCAAAAGCAAGGAGGAACAGCAACTTCCGTATATATGCCGCAAGGCGTGGGTCCTTGTTTGCGAGTGGAAAGACTTCCAGACAGTCTGAGGGTTACCTCCGGCTTTCGTGGAGAAATTGTGTGTTGTCGTCCGATATGCAAGCCAACAACTACTACGACAACCACGACGACAACAACAACAACTACTACTAGCACCACCACCACCCAAGAAGCTCTCTTGCCTCTAGAAGAGGACAAGGCGCCTCAGCATGTGCCGACATACACGACCACTCCAGCGCCAGTGTTCCTGAGCCAGTCGGGCCAGGGTATGAACGAGTCGCTTCAAATatctcgcgccgccgcttttGGAGAGATGTGCGTCATGCCTCAGTTCCTGAATCTTCCGCGAGTGGCAACATGCGCTGATCTACGAGATATTTCCATGTCGACAAGTTACGTATTCCTCACAAATCAAAAAGCGATTGACTGCCAGTGGGTCGAAGATGTGGGCTGTGGCCCCGAGTACCCAGGCCTGGGTGCTTTTTTAGACGCTGGAACTCCCGACAGCACATGCTTGGCTGTGAGACAAGACGTCTGCAACGTAAGCATTGTGGGCCCCTACCCCATTCTAAGTCGTCATTTGAAGGGTGCGTGCGCTGCGCACAAAGGAAAAGAATCTCATTCAATGATGCCCGTTACGATGATGATGCCAGTCCAAGGCGGAAAGAAAGGCGGGCACCACAGGCGGTTGCAGGCTGAGAGCTCTGATGTGCTCGACACTGCGGATGAGGTAGCCTATGGAGGACTGCTTCATCAAAACGCGGACGAGGACTACATACTGCAGACAGGCCTTGAGGACATATTTCCAGATGTATCCAACTCCGAAGAAGAAAATGCTCTGACCTTCTCTGGCTCTGCGGAACTCCCTGATGTGCCTGACGCGTCAGCCACTAACAGAGGCCTTGGCAAAGGAGCTCCCGCGAAGGGGAAAGGGAAAGGCGGTGGTGTGTCAGACACACTTGTCGTATGTTGCCGTTTGCAGTGTTTCGGGGCTGGcactgcggctgcctcttcAGCCTTGTCGTACAGCCGCCAGACATACCAGCAACAGCAACAGGCAGTAGCCAACGCGGCATACGCTCAGGGATCCTCACAGGCGGCTGGAGGCCAGACGGGACAAGCACAGGCCAACTTCGGATATGCCACCGGATATGGAGGAACGCCACCTGGTGCACGAGGCGGATCCAGGGCTGCGGGCAGTGTCCCATCATTGGGAAACTTCGGAATTGCTGGAACTCCCGCTATCCAGAATCAATCTA ATCTCCCAGTCGCAAATGGCTCAGCCGGTAGCGATCTGTGTGACCAGCGATTCGCGCAAATTTGCTCTCTGGCCTCGCCTCTACGTGGAGAGAGAATCATCTTCGACCAGAGATGCGCTGGTGCGACGCCGTTGCCCGGATGCTACGCAGGCGGTATTTCACCTTGCTGCAGGAGCGTGAGCAAGTTTGAGCTCATTTAG